The Cylindrospermopsis curvispora GIHE-G1 genome contains a region encoding:
- a CDS encoding TrkH family potassium uptake protein, translating to MTVARTICLGFMAVILCGTILLMMPFSTSTGTWNDPIVALFTSTSAVCVTGLSVVDPGTYFSFWGQLIIVLLVQIGGLGYMTTTTFLILLIGKRFDLRQKIAIQQALDRPGMSGSSQIIRSIIATTIIFEITGIFLLLPAFVPDHGWNYGLWLAIFHSINSFNNAGFSLFKDNLIGYQTSTLVVFTVTGLIIFGGIGYQVILDMYLWLRDRLKRKGTFTVFSLDFKVAVSTTLLLLVMGTVAFFLIEIRNPETFGKFGFSDQLLLAWFQSVTPRTAGFNTIDIGKMSDAGLFITIALMFIGASPGGTGGGIKTTTLRVLTSCTKAILQGKEEVWLYERKIAITLILKAIGVVFGSLATVLSATVLISLTDPKLEFIQILFEVVSAFGTVGLSTGITGSISTAAKIIIIVTMYIGRVGVLLSMSAILGDPRPSRVHYPEGNLLVG from the coding sequence ATGACTGTTGCTCGGACGATATGCTTGGGGTTTATGGCGGTTATCTTATGTGGAACCATTCTCTTAATGATGCCATTTTCCACTAGCACTGGTACATGGAATGACCCAATAGTAGCACTTTTTACCTCAACTTCCGCAGTCTGTGTGACCGGACTGTCAGTGGTTGATCCGGGTACTTATTTTTCCTTTTGGGGTCAACTGATTATTGTGCTGCTGGTACAAATCGGTGGTTTAGGATATATGACAACCACCACCTTCCTGATTTTATTAATTGGCAAAAGATTTGATTTAAGGCAAAAGATAGCTATTCAACAAGCTCTAGACCGTCCGGGGATGAGTGGTAGTAGCCAAATTATTCGCTCCATTATCGCCACAACTATAATTTTTGAGATTACAGGAATTTTCCTCCTGCTCCCCGCTTTTGTCCCTGACCATGGTTGGAATTATGGACTATGGTTGGCCATATTTCACAGCATCAATTCCTTTAACAATGCGGGATTTAGTTTATTTAAAGATAACTTAATAGGTTATCAAACCTCCACACTCGTAGTTTTTACCGTGACTGGGTTAATCATCTTTGGGGGGATCGGTTATCAAGTAATTTTAGACATGTATCTTTGGTTGCGCGATCGCCTAAAAAGAAAAGGGACGTTTACAGTATTCTCCCTTGATTTTAAAGTAGCAGTTAGCACTACCTTACTATTACTAGTGATGGGGACAGTAGCTTTCTTTCTCATAGAAATTAGAAATCCTGAAACCTTTGGCAAATTTGGATTTTCCGATCAACTATTATTAGCTTGGTTTCAGTCTGTTACTCCAAGAACAGCTGGTTTCAACACTATTGACATTGGCAAGATGAGTGATGCAGGTTTATTTATTACCATTGCTTTAATGTTCATTGGTGCTAGTCCGGGTGGTACGGGTGGTGGGATAAAAACAACAACCTTGAGGGTACTAACCAGCTGCACAAAAGCAATACTTCAGGGTAAAGAAGAAGTTTGGCTCTATGAGCGCAAAATAGCCATAACTCTTATTTTAAAAGCGATAGGTGTGGTTTTCGGCTCTTTGGCAACCGTCTTGTCAGCAACAGTTCTGATTAGTTTGACCGACCCAAAACTAGAGTTCATTCAAATTCTTTTTGAGGTGGTCTCAGCTTTTGGTACAGTGGGATTATCTACAGGGATAACTGGTAGTATTTCTACTGCTGCTAAAATAATTATAATTGTCACAATGTATATAGGAAGGGTCGGTGTTTTATTGTCAATGTCAGCAATATTAGGAGATCCTCGTCCCAGTAGAGTTCACTACCCAGAAGGAAATTTGCTTGTAGGTTAG
- a CDS encoding DUF1349 domain-containing protein: MTIEPSPLTPWSSMQWHNPPAVWQNRGDQLWVKTGLKTDFWRTTHYGFIRDSGHCYYREVLGNFQARICFSGQYQELYDQAGLMVRVSKTHWLKCGIEYVDGIQYASTVVTRDRSDWSVAPLVGQPDRVWFEVRRRNEAIAVLYSLDGEKFVLSRLTDFPEEPTVWVGPVCASPEREGFEVTFESFTVELSSAPVLNIV, from the coding sequence ATGACCATTGAACCTTCACCACTCACTCCTTGGTCATCAATGCAGTGGCATAACCCCCCTGCGGTATGGCAGAATCGCGGCGATCAACTTTGGGTTAAAACAGGGTTGAAAACTGATTTTTGGCGGACAACTCACTACGGTTTTATTCGGGATTCTGGTCACTGTTACTACCGCGAAGTCTTGGGCAACTTTCAAGCCCGGATCTGTTTTTCTGGGCAATACCAGGAACTCTATGATCAAGCTGGATTGATGGTTAGAGTCAGTAAAACCCATTGGCTTAAGTGTGGTATTGAATATGTAGATGGTATCCAATACGCTAGTACAGTCGTGACACGAGATCGCTCAGATTGGTCTGTTGCGCCCTTGGTAGGTCAACCTGATCGGGTTTGGTTTGAAGTACGTCGCAGAAATGAGGCCATCGCAGTTCTCTACTCCCTGGATGGTGAGAAATTTGTCCTATCACGTCTGACGGATTTTCCCGAAGAACCTACGGTTTGGGTTGGCCCCGTGTGTGCATCCCCAGAACGGGAAGGATTTGAAGTAACTTTTGAGTCTTTCACGGTAGAACTGAGTAGTGCACCAGTGCTTAATATAGTTTGA
- the queA gene encoding tRNA preQ1(34) S-adenosylmethionine ribosyltransferase-isomerase QueA gives MQNSDLDISLSGYDYELPPELIAQNPVVPRDSSRLMVINSLDAGTLTPPLDHIFRDLPELLKPGDLLVMNNTRVIPARLYGHKSTGARVEVLLLEEKQHNCWLALVKPGKYFNIGTEIVFGDQGAELTPQLTATVIERDENTGGRLLQFDLPINVSLLQFLHKLGEIPLPPYINNSHALEEQYQTVYAKYDGAIAAPTAGLHFTPELLVKLRERGIQQEFLTLHVGVGTFRPVEVEDVTTHQMHEEWIEVSGDLVEKIYATRNAGGRIIAVGTTVVRALEGAAQSGSLQPYTGKVNLFIYPGYQWRVVEGLITNFHLPRSSLLMLVSSLIGRERLLDIYNQAIASRYRFYSFGDAMLILPEARICCS, from the coding sequence ATGCAAAATAGTGACCTAGATATCTCATTATCTGGATATGACTATGAACTACCTCCAGAATTAATTGCCCAGAACCCCGTGGTTCCCAGAGACAGTTCTCGCTTAATGGTGATTAATTCTCTAGATGCAGGAACGCTAACACCTCCACTAGACCACATCTTTAGAGACCTACCAGAATTGTTAAAACCTGGGGATTTATTAGTGATGAATAATACACGAGTTATCCCCGCTCGCTTATATGGTCACAAGTCCACAGGAGCAAGGGTGGAAGTGTTGCTTTTGGAAGAAAAACAACATAACTGTTGGTTGGCATTGGTCAAACCAGGTAAGTACTTTAATATCGGAACTGAGATTGTTTTTGGGGATCAGGGAGCGGAATTAACCCCCCAACTCACAGCTACGGTGATTGAACGGGATGAGAATACGGGCGGTAGATTATTGCAATTTGATTTGCCTATAAATGTTTCTTTGCTCCAGTTTTTACACAAATTGGGGGAGATTCCCTTACCACCTTATATTAATAATTCTCATGCACTGGAGGAGCAATATCAAACTGTATATGCTAAATATGACGGTGCCATAGCAGCTCCCACAGCAGGACTCCACTTTACACCAGAACTATTGGTCAAATTGCGAGAGCGCGGTATTCAACAGGAATTTCTCACTTTACATGTTGGTGTCGGCACATTTAGACCAGTAGAAGTGGAAGACGTTACCACCCACCAAATGCATGAAGAATGGATAGAAGTTAGTGGGGACTTGGTAGAGAAGATTTACGCTACCAGAAATGCTGGAGGGCGAATTATTGCGGTTGGTACTACGGTAGTTCGCGCTTTAGAAGGTGCTGCCCAAAGTGGTTCTTTACAACCATATACGGGCAAAGTTAATCTCTTTATCTATCCAGGCTATCAATGGCGTGTAGTAGAAGGTCTTATTACTAACTTTCATCTACCTCGTTCTAGTTTGCTTATGTTAGTTAGTTCCCTAATTGGTCGAGAAAGACTATTAGATATTTATAACCAGGCGATCGCATCTAGATATCGTTTCTATTCTTTTGGTGATGCCATGTTGATTTTACCGGAAGCAAGAATTTGTTGCAGCTAA
- a CDS encoding potassium channel family protein translates to MDISSLKFFRSLKQDNHQFAVIGLGRFGRSVCSTLHGLGYQVLATDVDEKRVSEALNESIVAHAVQLDSTESAALKEAGIFEFDTVIVAIGNYIQESIITTLNVKEGGVPHVVAKASSEVHCKLLKRVGADHVVFPEYEAGCALARTLTKPSILDRFDLDPDNSIVELIVPDEFHGKTVAEIQLRSRYGLNLLAVSQDGKFKINPDPGKRLERGSAMVVIGCNKDINRLPI, encoded by the coding sequence ATGGACATTTCATCATTGAAGTTCTTCCGCAGTTTAAAACAAGACAATCACCAATTTGCAGTAATTGGATTAGGTCGTTTTGGCCGTTCTGTTTGTTCCACATTACACGGTTTGGGTTATCAGGTCTTAGCCACAGATGTGGATGAAAAAAGGGTATCTGAAGCATTGAATGAGTCAATTGTTGCTCATGCAGTGCAGTTAGACTCCACTGAGTCAGCAGCACTTAAAGAAGCGGGCATTTTTGAGTTTGATACGGTTATTGTAGCTATTGGCAACTATATTCAGGAAAGTATTATTACCACTCTTAATGTTAAGGAAGGTGGTGTGCCCCATGTGGTTGCTAAAGCTTCCAGTGAGGTACATTGTAAGCTGCTAAAAAGAGTAGGTGCAGACCATGTAGTATTTCCCGAATACGAGGCAGGTTGTGCTTTGGCACGCACACTAACTAAACCATCAATTTTAGACCGGTTTGATCTAGATCCAGATAATAGTATTGTAGAGTTGATTGTACCCGATGAATTTCATGGTAAAACCGTGGCAGAAATTCAGTTGCGAAGTCGTTATGGTCTAAATTTACTAGCAGTTAGTCAGGATGGTAAGTTTAAGATTAATCCTGACCCTGGTAAACGACTAGAACGTGGTTCAGCGATGGTAGTAATTGGTTGTAATAAGGATATTAACCGCCTACCAATTTAG
- a CDS encoding NAD-dependent epimerase/dehydratase family protein → MDIAVVTGASGLIGSAAVRFFADCGLQVVGIDNDLRRYFFGDEASTAWNRDRLQQEVANYIHENEDIRDLAALERIFKTYNTDIKVIIHAAAQPSHDWAATEPLTDFAVNANGTLNLLEMTRQHCPGAVFIFTSTNNVYGDAINHYPLVQLETRWELETSHPYFERGIDETMSIDHCIHTIFGASKVAADIMVQEYGIYYGLKTGIFRGGCLTGPDHSGTQLHGFLAYLMKCAITGRHYTVFGYQAKQVRDNIHSYDLVNMFWHFYQSPRCGEVYNAGGSRYSHCSMMEAIDRCSEIVGRPMSWSYSEQNRLGDHIWWVSDVQKFKDHYPKWDFKYNLDDILIQIYEGLSRREDKALV, encoded by the coding sequence ATGGACATTGCCGTTGTTACTGGTGCGTCTGGTCTCATTGGATCTGCCGCCGTTCGTTTTTTTGCCGACTGTGGTTTACAGGTCGTTGGTATTGACAATGATCTCCGTCGCTACTTTTTTGGAGATGAGGCCTCTACCGCTTGGAACCGTGATCGCCTCCAGCAAGAAGTAGCGAATTACATTCATGAAAATGAGGACATCCGAGATCTCGCTGCCCTAGAGCGAATTTTTAAAACCTACAATACAGACATCAAAGTTATTATCCACGCTGCTGCTCAACCATCCCATGATTGGGCTGCCACGGAACCTTTGACAGACTTTGCGGTTAATGCCAACGGCACTCTCAATTTGCTAGAAATGACTCGGCAACATTGTCCAGGTGCGGTGTTCATTTTTACATCCACTAATAACGTCTATGGGGATGCTATTAATCACTATCCCTTGGTGCAATTGGAAACTCGCTGGGAGCTAGAAACCTCTCATCCCTACTTTGAACGGGGCATTGATGAGACCATGAGCATAGACCACTGCATTCACACCATTTTTGGGGCCTCAAAGGTTGCCGCCGACATCATGGTACAGGAGTACGGCATTTACTATGGTCTTAAAACCGGTATTTTCCGAGGGGGATGTTTGACAGGACCAGATCATTCTGGGACACAACTTCATGGTTTCTTAGCTTATTTGATGAAGTGCGCAATTACCGGGCGACACTACACTGTTTTCGGCTATCAAGCCAAGCAAGTCAGGGATAATATCCATAGCTACGATCTCGTGAATATGTTCTGGCATTTCTACCAGAGTCCCCGCTGTGGCGAAGTTTACAACGCCGGTGGAAGTCGTTACTCTCACTGCTCCATGATGGAGGCGATCGACCGATGTAGTGAAATTGTCGGTAGACCCATGAGTTGGAGTTACAGTGAACAAAATCGTCTGGGTGACCATATTTGGTGGGTGAGTGATGTGCAAAAATTCAAAGATCACTATCCTAAGTGGGACTTTAAGTACAACCTAGATGACATCTTGATTCAAATCTATGAAGGTCTATCTCGGCGAGAAGATAAGGCACTGGTCTAG
- a CDS encoding DegT/DnrJ/EryC1/StrS family aminotransferase: MTEFDVLITGGSGFIGSAIARYLLSLGKSVVCMDRYDQGRLNDIDDRIHKVSGDVLDGNFVDQWIARCSRVIHLAAVVGVDEYVTRPHDVLDVNILGTRNVLMACLQHNRPVLIASSSETYGLNTGILEEDGTRIYGTSRNHRWSYAISKTAGEHYAYALGRLGLMVTSVRYFNVYGPQLDAPGQGRVISKFLGRIRDGLPLMLVDGGHAVRTLCYIDDAAEATARLILELSPDSGHNHSAVNIGRPEPITMRELANIMIQLSGHKGGTQDISGKEFFGEGFEEIPVRVPDVSKLERVINFKAKIDLEEGLRRTLDYWGLLSPEASQDTFLSSSPPAVVPMVRPHFAPDGVLLQSLNQALATGQVTNGGPHLRSFEEELAEYLGVPDVVVLSNGADALTLGLQVLGRKGKAVLPSYTFIATLNSVESAGLEPIFCDIDPETFTMSPTALAQILDQERDVAAVIPVNVFGVTPDLPAIADLCRQAGVEIIYDNCHGFGTETYGRRVSEEARLQMFSFHATKVLPAVEGGALVGADVELLDRVRKLRNHGIDSHNPSASGLGMNAKMDELRAATGRHVLRQFPERLERRRYYAQQLRTFFQESCDGALIPQRIPDGVVSNFQNLGVLMPSAAHFGLKAAISALYERGVECRSYFNPALHTLTRARSYARYPLPFTEQVWNSLLCFPIHSQMDPQDIDRVQLAARSVVDAMVMQQV, from the coding sequence ATGACTGAATTTGACGTTTTAATTACTGGTGGATCTGGTTTTATAGGAAGTGCTATTGCTCGCTATCTTCTAAGCTTAGGCAAGTCAGTTGTATGTATGGATCGCTATGATCAAGGTCGCTTAAACGATATTGATGATCGCATCCATAAGGTTTCCGGTGATGTTCTAGATGGGAACTTTGTAGATCAGTGGATCGCCCGTTGTAGCAGAGTCATTCACTTAGCTGCGGTAGTTGGTGTTGATGAATATGTAACCCGTCCCCACGACGTTCTAGATGTTAATATTCTAGGGACACGAAATGTTCTGATGGCTTGCCTTCAGCATAATCGCCCCGTCCTCATTGCCAGCAGTAGCGAAACCTACGGTCTCAACACTGGCATTCTAGAGGAAGATGGTACTCGGATCTACGGCACTTCCCGCAATCATCGCTGGAGCTACGCCATTTCTAAAACGGCTGGTGAGCATTATGCTTACGCATTAGGACGCCTAGGGCTGATGGTAACCTCTGTGCGCTATTTCAACGTTTATGGACCTCAATTAGATGCACCAGGTCAAGGGCGTGTGATTAGTAAGTTCCTAGGACGAATTAGGGATGGCTTACCCCTAATGCTCGTAGATGGTGGCCATGCTGTACGCACCCTCTGTTATATCGATGATGCAGCCGAAGCTACCGCACGGCTTATCCTAGAACTTAGCCCTGACTCTGGCCATAACCATTCAGCGGTAAATATTGGTCGTCCTGAGCCAATTACCATGCGGGAGCTAGCTAACATCATGATCCAGCTTTCGGGACACAAAGGTGGAACCCAAGACATTTCAGGGAAGGAATTTTTTGGTGAAGGCTTTGAGGAAATTCCAGTTCGCGTACCAGATGTGTCCAAGTTGGAGCGCGTTATCAACTTTAAGGCCAAAATCGACCTAGAAGAAGGGCTACGTCGCACCCTGGATTATTGGGGTCTCCTGAGTCCTGAAGCCAGCCAAGATACCTTCCTATCCAGTTCCCCTCCCGCCGTTGTACCCATGGTGCGCCCCCACTTTGCACCCGACGGTGTATTGTTGCAGTCCTTAAATCAGGCTTTAGCTACGGGTCAAGTCACCAACGGTGGACCACACCTGCGTAGTTTTGAGGAGGAGCTGGCCGAGTATCTTGGAGTTCCCGATGTGGTGGTGCTGAGTAATGGAGCTGATGCCTTAACATTAGGACTACAGGTGTTAGGGCGAAAAGGTAAAGCAGTCTTACCCTCCTACACATTTATTGCCACCTTGAATTCCGTCGAATCGGCAGGATTAGAACCGATTTTCTGTGACATTGATCCCGAAACATTTACAATGTCACCCACGGCCCTAGCACAAATTCTAGATCAGGAAAGGGATGTGGCAGCGGTGATACCGGTGAATGTGTTTGGTGTTACCCCGGATCTACCAGCGATTGCCGATCTCTGTCGACAAGCTGGGGTCGAAATTATCTATGACAATTGCCACGGGTTTGGTACCGAAACCTACGGCCGCCGGGTTTCTGAGGAAGCACGCCTACAAATGTTTAGCTTCCATGCCACTAAGGTGTTACCAGCGGTAGAAGGTGGAGCCTTGGTAGGGGCGGATGTGGAACTTTTGGATCGGGTACGAAAGCTACGTAACCATGGGATCGATAGTCATAACCCATCCGCATCTGGTCTAGGGATGAACGCAAAAATGGACGAGCTACGGGCAGCCACGGGTCGCCATGTGCTGCGTCAGTTTCCTGAACGGCTCGAACGGCGACGCTACTATGCCCAACAACTGAGAACCTTCTTCCAAGAGTCGTGTGATGGGGCTTTAATTCCCCAGCGAATTCCCGATGGTGTGGTGTCCAACTTCCAAAATTTAGGGGTACTCATGCCCAGTGCGGCCCACTTTGGACTGAAAGCTGCAATCTCCGCTCTATATGAACGTGGTGTGGAATGTCGGTCATACTTTAACCCAGCGCTACATACCTTAACCCGAGCACGGAGTTATGCCCGCTATCCCCTACCCTTCACTGAGCAGGTTTGGAATTCCCTGCTGTGTTTCCCCATCCATAGCCAAATGGATCCCCAGGATATTGATCGGGTACAGTTAGCAGCCCGATCCGTAGTCGATGCCATGGTTATGCAGCAAGTTTAG